In one Vicinamibacteria bacterium genomic region, the following are encoded:
- a CDS encoding response regulator, whose protein sequence is MSTKNLLVVDDSATTRMLIALTLKKEGTYNILEVANGREAVEKLDREPVDCVLTDINMPLMNGLDLIEYIRSHHRDPKVPIIVITTRGEEESRDRGLAHGANAYLTKPISGPELVNLVKELVV, encoded by the coding sequence ATGTCCACGAAGAATCTCTTGGTCGTAGACGATTCTGCGACAACGAGAATGCTGATCGCGCTCACCTTGAAGAAGGAGGGCACTTACAACATTCTGGAGGTCGCGAACGGGCGGGAAGCGGTCGAAAAGCTGGACCGCGAGCCCGTCGACTGCGTGCTCACTGACATCAACATGCCGCTGATGAACGGACTCGATCTCATCGAGTACATCCGCTCCCATCACCGGGACCCGAAAGTGCCGATCATCGTGATCACGACGAGGGGGGAAGAGGAGTCGCGAGACCGAGGCCTGGCGCACGGGGCAAATGCTTACCTCACCAAGCCGATCTCGGGACCGGAGCTCGTGAACTTGGTGAAGGAGCTGGTGGTTTAG
- a CDS encoding chemotaxis protein CheW, producing the protein MSKTAHLVCFRIGTETYGVDIFAVREIVKPQQITPVPGSSSHVLGIINLRGRIISVMDLAHRLGLGVSRPGRSSRILVVDLDGFTVGFLVDAATEVIKLDREAIDEAPEEHRGSLHADTLEGIGKLDDRLVIILNVRNLLSRDRGDLLEAAGMARAEGVK; encoded by the coding sequence ATGTCGAAGACGGCCCATCTCGTGTGTTTCCGGATCGGAACGGAGACCTATGGGGTCGACATCTTCGCCGTGCGCGAGATCGTCAAGCCTCAGCAAATCACTCCGGTTCCGGGATCGTCGAGTCACGTCCTGGGGATCATCAATCTTCGCGGAAGGATCATCTCGGTGATGGATCTGGCCCATCGGCTCGGCCTCGGCGTCTCTCGGCCCGGTCGATCGAGCCGTATTCTCGTCGTGGATCTGGACGGATTCACCGTGGGGTTTCTGGTAGATGCCGCCACCGAGGTCATCAAGCTCGACAGGGAAGCCATCGACGAAGCACCCGAGGAGCACAGAGGCTCGCTGCACGCGGACACCCTCGAAGGAATCGGCAAGCTGGACGACCGATTGGTCATCATCCTCAATGTGCGCAACTTGCTGTCGAGGGATCGGGGCGACCTCCTCGAAGCGGCGGGAATGGCACGCGCCGAAGGGGTGAAATGA
- a CDS encoding dicarboxylate/amino acid:cation symporter translates to MPWYRKLHWQIIIGLALGVLYGVVAAANGWDKFTSDWIAPFGTIFINSLQLIAVPLVLASLITGVASLSDLRKLSRIGGKTITIYIATTAVAVSIGLVLVNTLKPGERVPDAVRDDLQRQYANEVTERETAALNVGERGPLQLLEDIVPSNFFSSASSNANMLQIVFVALMVGIGLIQLSREKAKPLLDVFDALNDVIIRLVDLVMLIAPLGVFSLIARTITAAGAEGNIVGLLGALGFYSLTVVLGLVLHMSVTYGTLLKFLTPMKFKTFVAGLAPVQLVAFSTSSSGATLPLTMERCEEKLGVSEEVSSFVLPLGATVNMDGTALYQAVAAVFIAQASAIPIGFSGQLTIVLTAVLASIGTAAVPGAGIIMLVIILQAIGVPSSGIALILGVDRILDMLRTVTNVTGDATVATVVAASEGQLKPPYLGEEADRIRLRA, encoded by the coding sequence ATGCCCTGGTACAGAAAGCTGCATTGGCAGATCATCATCGGCCTCGCGCTGGGAGTCCTTTACGGTGTCGTCGCCGCGGCGAACGGCTGGGACAAGTTCACGTCCGATTGGATAGCTCCGTTCGGTACGATCTTCATCAACAGCCTCCAGCTGATCGCCGTTCCTTTGGTTCTCGCCTCATTGATCACCGGTGTCGCCTCCCTGAGCGACCTCAGAAAGCTGTCGCGAATCGGGGGAAAGACCATAACGATTTACATCGCCACCACGGCGGTTGCCGTCTCCATCGGTCTGGTCCTGGTGAACACCCTGAAGCCGGGCGAGCGTGTTCCCGACGCGGTTCGAGACGATCTCCAGAGGCAGTATGCGAACGAGGTGACCGAGAGAGAAACCGCGGCATTGAACGTCGGAGAGCGCGGTCCACTCCAGCTGCTCGAGGATATCGTCCCCTCGAACTTCTTCTCATCGGCCTCGAGCAACGCCAACATGCTGCAGATCGTCTTCGTGGCGTTGATGGTCGGCATCGGCCTCATTCAGTTGTCCCGCGAAAAAGCCAAGCCCCTCCTCGATGTATTCGACGCGTTGAACGATGTCATCATTCGCCTGGTGGACCTGGTCATGCTGATCGCCCCGCTGGGCGTGTTTTCCCTCATCGCCCGGACGATCACGGCGGCGGGAGCCGAGGGCAATATCGTCGGACTGCTCGGCGCACTCGGCTTCTATAGCTTGACCGTGGTGCTGGGTCTCGTATTGCACATGTCGGTGACCTACGGCACCCTCTTGAAATTCCTCACGCCGATGAAGTTCAAGACGTTCGTTGCCGGCTTGGCTCCAGTGCAGCTCGTTGCCTTTTCGACGAGCTCGAGCGGCGCGACCCTCCCGCTGACGATGGAGCGTTGCGAGGAGAAGCTCGGCGTTTCCGAGGAAGTGAGCTCCTTCGTCCTGCCGCTCGGCGCCACGGTCAATATGGACGGTACCGCCCTCTACCAAGCCGTCGCCGCGGTGTTCATCGCCCAGGCCTCGGCCATACCGATCGGGTTCTCGGGCCAGCTTACGATCGTTCTCACCGCGGTGCTCGCGTCGATCGGGACGGCTGCTGTTCCTGGCGCAGGCATCATCATGCTGGTCATCATCCTTCAGGCCATCGGCGTTCCCAGTTCCGGAATCGCTCTGATCCTCGGGGTGGACCGCATCCTCGATATGCTTCGCACGGTGACGAACGTCACCGGAGATGCGACGGTCGCGACCGTGGTTGCCGCCTCGGAAGGCCAGCTGAAGCCGCCCTATCTCGGAGAGGAAGCAGATCGGATTCGGCTGCGGGCCTGA
- a CDS encoding chemotaxis protein CheA, translating to MTDDSYLTPEELAGLERTFQVQTREMLVEYGALVLKLERSRNIAEPLRALERTVHTIKGDSMALGFDRLSKLAHELEDLFRSLRGQALVGRDNVDQLLAAGDVMNQLLAAYCERATPLPDVESLCRRLRQRASGSDDSAPTPADSYRLTIWFARDCRMHSAGALLVRRRLEELAKVVAVIPDPDSPAFEQISKFSIDVESSATPRQVRDAARVPGVTSRVMVKEPPPGRNEPEADSKSPDVDRIHKLTPGQSMGGGWLRVEVSRVDRIMNLVGELVIARSMVAQAQTDLETRESHPAAAGRLADAHTLLERTLRDLQAAVLNIRMVPVDHVFRRFPRVVRDLANSEGKQVELEVRGGITELDKTIVDALGEPLLHLVRNAIDHGLETPAERERSGKPRCGRLVLQSFYEGNHVHIVVEDDGRGIDAAKVAEKARRLGLDDRDRLDLSGESEILDIIYRPGFTTRETVSDVSGRGIGMDVVRESIENLKGVIELTTAPGKGTRFLIRLPVTLAILRAILVGVDESVFAIPLTGVLEIVRLHGGEAATMLGRGVLPWREKVVPLVSLRKALGLNGSTAENFSTRSGEAETPNGFVLLVGEAERRIGLVAERLLGEQELVVKPIDDSLTRSPGIAGASILGDGRIVLILHIRGLLEKHVSLARSVEVLH from the coding sequence GTGACCGACGATTCCTATCTCACGCCAGAAGAGCTGGCTGGGCTCGAACGAACGTTTCAGGTTCAGACCCGAGAAATGCTCGTGGAATACGGCGCGCTGGTATTGAAGCTGGAGCGTTCTCGGAATATAGCCGAGCCCCTTCGAGCGCTCGAGCGAACCGTCCATACGATCAAAGGGGACTCGATGGCGCTCGGCTTCGATCGGCTCTCCAAGCTCGCCCATGAGCTGGAGGACCTGTTCCGGTCCCTTCGCGGGCAGGCGCTCGTCGGCCGCGACAACGTGGACCAGCTCCTCGCCGCCGGGGACGTCATGAACCAGCTGCTCGCGGCCTATTGCGAGCGCGCTACGCCTCTCCCCGACGTGGAGTCCCTTTGCCGCAGGCTTCGGCAACGAGCGAGCGGCTCCGACGACTCCGCGCCCACGCCGGCAGACTCCTATCGACTCACCATCTGGTTCGCCCGCGACTGCCGGATGCATTCGGCTGGCGCCCTGCTCGTGCGACGTCGACTCGAAGAGCTGGCGAAGGTCGTGGCCGTGATCCCTGATCCCGACAGTCCAGCCTTCGAACAGATCTCGAAGTTCAGCATCGACGTCGAGTCGAGCGCGACGCCGAGGCAGGTCCGAGACGCGGCCCGAGTTCCCGGAGTGACTTCCAGGGTCATGGTCAAGGAACCCCCGCCGGGGCGGAACGAGCCCGAGGCCGACTCCAAATCGCCGGACGTCGACAGGATACACAAGCTCACACCCGGCCAAAGCATGGGCGGCGGCTGGCTTCGCGTGGAGGTGAGCCGGGTCGATCGCATCATGAATCTCGTCGGGGAGCTCGTCATCGCCCGCTCCATGGTGGCGCAAGCACAAACCGACCTCGAGACCCGCGAGAGTCATCCCGCTGCGGCTGGCAGGCTGGCCGACGCGCATACGCTCCTCGAGCGCACACTGAGGGATTTGCAGGCCGCGGTGTTGAACATCCGGATGGTTCCCGTCGACCACGTCTTTCGCCGATTCCCGCGAGTGGTTCGCGACCTGGCCAACTCCGAGGGCAAGCAGGTCGAGCTCGAGGTTAGAGGGGGGATCACCGAGCTCGACAAGACGATCGTGGACGCTCTTGGAGAGCCCTTGTTGCATCTCGTCCGAAACGCCATCGACCACGGCTTGGAGACTCCCGCGGAACGTGAGCGCTCGGGCAAGCCGAGATGCGGCCGGCTCGTCCTTCAGTCCTTCTACGAGGGTAACCACGTGCACATCGTCGTCGAGGACGACGGCCGCGGAATCGATGCGGCCAAAGTGGCGGAAAAGGCCAGACGGCTCGGTCTGGACGACCGCGATCGGCTCGACCTCTCCGGCGAGTCCGAGATCCTCGACATCATCTATCGGCCGGGTTTTACCACTCGCGAGACCGTCTCCGACGTCTCGGGCCGAGGGATCGGCATGGACGTCGTGCGAGAGTCCATCGAGAACCTCAAAGGCGTGATCGAGCTGACCACGGCTCCGGGAAAGGGGACTCGGTTTCTCATCCGCTTGCCCGTCACGCTCGCGATCCTGCGCGCCATCCTCGTCGGGGTGGACGAGAGCGTCTTCGCCATCCCTCTCACCGGAGTCCTCGAGATCGTCCGTCTGCACGGCGGCGAAGCGGCGACGATGCTCGGTCGCGGCGTGCTCCCCTGGCGAGAAAAGGTCGTGCCGCTGGTGTCGCTTCGGAAAGCGCTGGGTCTGAACGGCTCGACCGCTGAAAACTTCTCGACTCGCTCCGGGGAGGCGGAGACGCCGAACGGATTCGTTCTGCTCGTTGGAGAAGCCGAGCGTCGAATCGGACTCGTCGCCGAGCGCCTTCTCGGTGAGCAGGAGCTGGTCGTGAAACCCATCGATGACTCGCTGACCCGCAGCCCCGGAATTGCAGGTGCCTCCATTCTGGGAGACGGAAGGATCGTTTTGATACTTCACATACGTGGCCTGCTCGAGAAGCATGTGAGCCTTGCGAGAAGCGTCGAGGTGCTCCATTGA
- a CDS encoding chemotaxis response regulator protein-glutamate methylesterase translates to MTTSAIRVLVVDDSAFMRKVLVKMLEPYPDIHVVATAMDGIFALDKIARARPDVVTLDLEMPRMDGLTALARLVGEHELPVILVSAHTSEGAKATFEGLAAGAVDFVTKPERIFSSPLGALADALVEKIRMAAKVKVNRASRVDVPHPVVGRDLGRGSSPALDVVAIAVSTGGPNALSKILGGIDDGFGRALLIVQHMPEGFTGQFAERLNRLAAIEVREAEDGDCITAGLALLAPGGRHMEVTRSQGRLHVRLSRTPPVGGHRPSADILFRSVAEVVGGRAVGLILTGMGEDGARGLGAIRAAGGLTVAQDEASSVVYGMPRAAIQRGAVRTVLPLPEMASFLNSLETEKRGSPWNA, encoded by the coding sequence TTGACTACGAGCGCCATTCGGGTCCTCGTGGTGGACGATTCGGCCTTCATGAGAAAGGTGCTCGTCAAGATGCTCGAGCCCTACCCGGACATCCATGTCGTCGCTACGGCCATGGACGGCATTTTCGCACTCGACAAGATCGCCCGTGCCCGGCCGGATGTCGTCACCCTGGACCTCGAGATGCCGCGCATGGATGGGCTCACCGCCCTCGCTCGTCTCGTCGGCGAGCATGAGCTACCGGTCATCCTCGTCTCGGCCCACACGTCGGAGGGAGCGAAGGCCACTTTCGAGGGCCTTGCGGCTGGAGCCGTCGACTTCGTAACCAAACCCGAACGAATCTTCTCCTCCCCGCTCGGCGCCCTGGCCGATGCTCTCGTGGAAAAAATTCGCATGGCAGCGAAAGTTAAGGTAAATCGTGCCTCGAGGGTCGATGTGCCTCATCCGGTCGTCGGCAGGGATCTCGGGCGCGGATCGTCTCCGGCACTCGACGTTGTCGCCATCGCCGTTTCGACCGGCGGTCCCAACGCACTCTCGAAAATCCTTGGTGGCATCGATGACGGCTTTGGCCGGGCGCTTCTCATCGTGCAGCACATGCCCGAGGGATTTACCGGCCAGTTTGCCGAGCGTCTGAATCGGCTGGCGGCGATCGAAGTGCGTGAGGCAGAGGATGGCGATTGCATCACCGCCGGGCTAGCCTTGCTCGCTCCGGGGGGACGGCACATGGAGGTCACGCGCTCCCAGGGACGGCTTCACGTTCGTCTTTCCCGGACGCCGCCCGTCGGGGGGCACCGCCCGTCGGCGGACATCCTGTTCCGGTCGGTCGCCGAAGTCGTGGGTGGACGGGCGGTGGGTCTGATCTTGACGGGTATGGGCGAGGATGGCGCGAGGGGCCTCGGAGCAATCCGGGCAGCCGGCGGTCTCACCGTGGCTCAGGACGAAGCGAGCTCTGTCGTTTACGGAATGCCCCGAGCGGCTATCCAGCGAGGGGCGGTGAGAACCGTCCTGCCACTCCCGGAAATGGCGTCCTTTCTCAACTCCCTCGAGACGGAGAAAAGGGGTTCCCCATGGAACGCGTGA
- a CDS encoding protein-glutamate O-methyltransferase CheR, whose amino-acid sequence MIAPISEDEFRLFRDLIHRECGLYFGDNKRTYLSSRIGKRLAATSIGSFYRYYRYLTKGGVENERELLRLLDVLTINETAFFRNRPQFDFLEQRVIPEILDRKRSVDPRLRIWSAGCATGEEPYSIAISALETIPEASGWEIRVYASDLSLTALETAAAGVYSQEKLAGISPGRLRRYFERCDEGFRVRDELKRVVIYDFHNLKHDNGLGGLDVVFCRNVLIYFDPAEQKRVVDKLVRGLRPGGYLLLGHSESVQGLSSEIKFVHHGRGTGYQKVVES is encoded by the coding sequence ATGATCGCTCCGATTTCCGAAGATGAGTTCCGGTTGTTTCGCGATCTCATCCACCGGGAGTGCGGTCTCTATTTCGGGGACAACAAGCGCACCTATCTATCTTCCCGGATCGGCAAACGTCTCGCGGCCACGAGCATCGGGAGCTTCTATCGATACTACCGGTATCTCACCAAGGGGGGAGTGGAGAACGAGCGGGAGCTGCTTCGCCTGCTCGACGTCCTCACCATCAATGAAACGGCCTTCTTCAGGAACCGGCCCCAGTTCGATTTCTTGGAGCAGCGGGTGATCCCTGAGATCCTCGATCGAAAACGCTCGGTCGACCCTCGACTCAGGATCTGGAGCGCTGGATGCGCAACCGGCGAAGAGCCTTACTCGATCGCGATATCGGCTCTCGAAACGATCCCAGAAGCCTCTGGTTGGGAGATTCGCGTATACGCTTCCGACCTCTCCCTGACGGCTCTGGAAACGGCGGCGGCGGGCGTCTACTCGCAGGAGAAGCTCGCCGGAATCAGCCCGGGGCGGTTGCGGCGATACTTCGAGCGTTGCGACGAGGGCTTTCGGGTCCGCGACGAGCTGAAGCGAGTCGTCATCTACGACTTCCACAATCTCAAACACGACAACGGTCTCGGCGGGCTCGACGTCGTGTTTTGTCGCAACGTCCTGATCTACTTCGACCCCGCGGAACAGAAGCGTGTCGTCGACAAGTTGGTTCGTGGCCTCCGTCCGGGCGGATACCTGCTCCTGGGGCACTCGGAGTCGGTCCAGGGCCTCTCGAGCGAGATCAAGTTCGTGCATCACGGCCGGGGAACGGGCTACCAGAAGGTGGTGGAATCGTGA
- a CDS encoding methyl-accepting chemotaxis protein: MSHFLNDLSIRNRFVLPIVGMMLVFATFIMFFFPARQRAVDERGLESKASSITRMLAYSVAAGLEFEDRESVLQVLDWARSDESIAYVVVRDRDGSEFAVYAPDDKAPVQRGELPRDFQTHEDLNGVLEIYGPIRRGESTTGAIQVGVSTASVEENYRNGLWTAMLFNLTVAGLAFVTVLLVGRQITSPILALTRAAEQIASDDMTRIAEEAKTMASGDLSGQIAIEPRRIVVETGGEIGRMAASFNLMTDKLVEISKAINMVSAGLRDMVLHVQAAADEVATGSDTVANSTSRAARGNEATVSAVEGITSTLHEMNANIQNVARNAQSQSASTTETLRSIENMLRSVETVAKTVERLVAIANRASGAVNEGGSAMEAASRGMGEIRDVIRSSAGYVQELGVMAQDIGKIVGVIDEIAEQSNLLALNAAIEAARAGEHGLGFAVVADEVRKLAERSAKSTGEISQLVERIQSQVGKAVENMEKSTEIVEQGMNLTEDLRTNLQNIGLAVAEVDLCSREIGEATSEQSAGTQQIEQATSRLGELTHEISAATEEQSTGTEQVVDSIEQIRGMVQANAETASDLASSSEELSRQAGMMRELAARFHVRRNGHPKASRTNGESRAMDQPIRDEGHGLIAPRAEA; this comes from the coding sequence ATGAGCCATTTCCTGAACGACCTGTCGATCCGGAACCGATTCGTACTTCCCATCGTAGGGATGATGCTCGTCTTCGCGACGTTCATCATGTTCTTCTTCCCCGCCCGCCAACGCGCGGTCGACGAGCGAGGACTCGAGAGCAAGGCGTCGAGCATCACCCGGATGCTCGCTTACAGCGTCGCCGCGGGCCTCGAGTTCGAAGATCGTGAATCCGTTCTCCAGGTGCTCGACTGGGCACGTTCCGACGAGAGTATCGCCTACGTCGTCGTTCGCGACAGGGACGGAAGCGAGTTCGCGGTCTATGCTCCCGACGACAAGGCCCCGGTGCAGCGAGGAGAACTGCCTCGGGATTTCCAGACTCACGAAGACCTGAACGGGGTCCTCGAGATCTACGGACCGATCCGTCGTGGCGAGAGCACGACCGGAGCCATTCAAGTTGGGGTGTCTACCGCCAGCGTCGAAGAGAACTATCGCAATGGTCTCTGGACCGCGATGTTGTTCAACCTGACCGTCGCCGGGCTGGCCTTCGTCACCGTGCTCCTCGTTGGAAGACAAATAACCTCCCCCATCCTTGCCCTGACGCGAGCCGCCGAGCAGATCGCGAGCGACGACATGACGCGAATCGCCGAGGAGGCCAAGACGATGGCCAGCGGTGACCTGTCGGGCCAGATCGCGATTGAGCCCCGGCGAATCGTCGTGGAGACCGGGGGTGAAATTGGCCGCATGGCGGCCTCGTTCAATCTGATGACGGACAAGCTCGTCGAGATCAGCAAGGCGATCAACATGGTGTCGGCGGGCCTGCGCGACATGGTGCTGCACGTTCAGGCCGCGGCCGACGAGGTGGCCACGGGCAGCGATACGGTCGCGAACTCGACCAGCAGGGCGGCTCGGGGCAACGAAGCTACGGTTTCCGCGGTCGAGGGCATCACCTCGACCCTTCATGAAATGAACGCCAACATCCAGAACGTAGCCCGCAACGCACAGTCGCAGTCCGCTTCCACCACGGAAACGCTGCGTTCGATCGAGAACATGCTTCGCTCGGTGGAGACCGTGGCCAAGACGGTCGAGCGTCTCGTGGCGATCGCGAACCGGGCGAGTGGTGCGGTCAACGAAGGTGGATCGGCCATGGAGGCCGCCAGCCGCGGCATGGGCGAGATCAGGGATGTCATTCGTTCGTCGGCGGGCTATGTGCAGGAGCTCGGTGTCATGGCCCAAGACATCGGCAAAATCGTGGGAGTCATCGACGAGATCGCGGAACAGTCCAACTTGCTCGCTCTCAACGCCGCCATCGAGGCGGCCCGTGCCGGCGAGCACGGGCTGGGCTTTGCCGTCGTCGCCGATGAAGTCCGCAAGCTCGCCGAGCGGAGCGCGAAGTCCACTGGAGAGATTTCCCAGCTGGTGGAGCGGATTCAGTCCCAGGTGGGCAAGGCGGTGGAGAACATGGAGAAGTCCACCGAGATCGTCGAGCAGGGAATGAATCTCACCGAGGATCTTCGCACGAACCTGCAGAACATCGGACTCGCCGTCGCCGAGGTCGATCTGTGCTCCCGCGAGATCGGCGAAGCAACCTCGGAGCAGTCCGCGGGAACCCAGCAGATCGAGCAGGCCACGTCGCGTCTCGGCGAGCTGACGCATGAGATAAGCGCCGCCACCGAAGAACAGTCGACGGGGACCGAACAGGTCGTCGACTCGATCGAGCAGATCCGGGGAATGGTTCAGGCGAATGCCGAGACCGCGTCGGATCTCGCGTCGTCGTCCGAGGAGCTATCCCGACAAGCGGGGATGATGAGAGAGCTGGCGGCACGGTTCCATGTGCGTCGCAATGGACATCCGAAGGCGAGCCGAACGAACGGCGAGTCGCGAGCCATGGATCAACCGATTCGTGATGAGGGCCACGGCCTCATCGCACCTCGGGCGGAGGCCTGA
- a CDS encoding chemotaxis protein CheX, which translates to MRYDYLRPFVSSAQEILEEMLASDVVLGMLRLSPAPVPTLGVTAIVGVTGEAEGRVLFDMRRDTAIAIAAEMNDAPQKVLDRLAKDALSELASMMTGRAISVLNDRGHRLRVSPPSLIEGDNVEISNRELETLVVPLGTSHGEVLVNVAMATV; encoded by the coding sequence GTGAGATACGACTACCTCAGGCCATTCGTGAGCTCCGCGCAGGAGATACTCGAGGAGATGCTTGCCAGCGACGTGGTTCTCGGGATGCTGAGGCTCTCTCCCGCGCCCGTCCCGACCCTGGGCGTCACCGCCATCGTGGGAGTCACCGGCGAGGCAGAGGGAAGGGTGCTCTTCGACATGCGTCGCGACACGGCCATCGCCATCGCAGCGGAGATGAACGACGCGCCCCAAAAAGTCCTCGATCGCCTGGCGAAGGACGCGCTGTCGGAGCTCGCGAGCATGATGACTGGCCGTGCGATCTCGGTGCTCAATGATCGAGGCCATCGCCTTCGCGTGTCTCCACCGAGCCTCATCGAAGGCGACAATGTGGAGATCTCGAACCGCGAGCTGGAAACTCTGGTCGTTCCCCTGGGTACGTCTCACGGGGAGGTCCTGGTCAACGTAGCAATGGCCACGGTTTGA
- a CDS encoding response regulator has protein sequence MERVKEQASRRPSFRFLVVDDSEFARRNLNKILASFGGEAAGFAKNGREAIEQYVKLKPDVVFMDITMPEMEGVEAVQKIITRDSQAKIVMVSSNGYQDMIKAAIESGAKHFLTKPVRPQQVANVVSFVLGDAG, from the coding sequence ATGGAACGCGTGAAAGAGCAGGCGTCGAGGAGACCGAGCTTCCGCTTTCTGGTGGTGGACGATTCGGAGTTCGCTCGCCGCAACCTGAACAAGATTTTGGCTTCGTTCGGCGGTGAGGCCGCGGGCTTCGCCAAGAACGGTCGCGAGGCCATCGAACAGTACGTGAAGCTCAAGCCCGACGTGGTGTTCATGGACATCACGATGCCGGAGATGGAGGGTGTCGAAGCCGTTCAGAAGATCATCACTCGCGACTCGCAGGCCAAGATCGTGATGGTGAGCTCGAACGGCTATCAGGACATGATCAAAGCGGCCATCGAGTCGGGGGCGAAACACTTCCTGACGAAACCGGTGCGGCCGCAGCAAGTCGCCAACGTCGTGAGCTTCGTACTAGGAGACGCCGGGTGA